A window of the Lysinibacillus irui genome harbors these coding sequences:
- a CDS encoding teichoic acid D-Ala incorporation-associated protein DltX, whose protein sequence is MQSIKNNEHLRFIGMTLFYLIVLVLLFLIHGFHDMNAGPFIYTEF, encoded by the coding sequence ATGCAATCCATCAAAAATAACGAACATCTGCGCTTTATTGGCATGACGCTATTTTATTTGATCGTTTTGGTACTGCTGTTTCTTATACATGGCTTCCATGATATGAACGCTGGACCATTTATATATACGGAATTTTAA
- the dltA gene encoding D-alanine--poly(phosphoribitol) ligase subunit DltA, producing MLSILAAIERVAIQQPQKTAYQTHNASLTYGELWHLSDCMADYISKLHLQRQQPIVVYGHMSPLQIVAFLGAVKAGHPYVPVDSSTPSERIQLILEASGAGLLCTTEPLHMLTNIPVAAVSDILENSSSEVSLPSTAWVKNEEIYYIIYTSGSTGQPKGVQITATNLAHFVSWMQEHFPLQQDGVFLNQAPFSFDLSVMDLYPALVGGHTLYAITQQEIANPRALFDSLASSNTRVWTSTPSFVKMCLMNKEWNQQLMPALDTFLFCGEVLPIAVSKELMERFPQATIYNLYGPTETTVAVSYVKVTEELIARFEQLPIAPLTETNISLLEDGEIAISGPTVSAGYLGAPELTAKAFPTVAGNRIYRTGDVGYERDGYVFFSGRKDFQVKLHGYRLEIEEIEKQISNLPPVSSCVVVPVYKEKEITALNAHLVLREPLKDSAFKMTKQLKALLSEYLPAYMIPKTFKYMDALPLNANGKVDRKGLAVMETV from the coding sequence ATGTTAAGTATTTTAGCAGCTATTGAACGTGTGGCCATCCAGCAGCCACAAAAAACTGCTTATCAAACGCACAATGCCTCCTTAACATATGGTGAGCTTTGGCACTTATCGGATTGTATGGCCGATTATATCTCGAAGCTTCATTTACAGAGGCAGCAGCCGATTGTCGTTTATGGACATATGTCCCCGCTACAAATTGTTGCCTTTCTAGGTGCTGTCAAGGCTGGACACCCTTACGTACCCGTTGATTCGTCAACCCCTTCTGAAAGAATACAACTTATTTTAGAAGCCTCTGGAGCAGGATTACTATGCACAACAGAGCCATTACACATGCTGACGAACATTCCCGTTGCAGCGGTGAGTGATATCTTAGAGAACTCCTCCTCTGAAGTATCTCTACCCTCCACAGCATGGGTGAAGAACGAGGAAATCTATTATATTATTTACACTTCTGGATCAACTGGTCAGCCAAAGGGCGTTCAAATAACCGCTACTAATTTAGCACATTTCGTTTCTTGGATGCAGGAACACTTCCCTTTACAGCAAGACGGAGTATTTTTAAATCAGGCGCCTTTTTCCTTTGACTTATCTGTCATGGACCTTTATCCAGCACTTGTTGGAGGACATACGCTATATGCCATTACACAACAAGAAATTGCGAACCCGAGAGCGTTATTTGATTCATTAGCTTCGTCCAATACTCGTGTTTGGACGTCGACACCATCCTTTGTCAAAATGTGCTTAATGAACAAAGAGTGGAATCAACAGCTCATGCCAGCATTAGATACATTTTTATTCTGTGGCGAGGTACTGCCCATCGCAGTTAGTAAGGAGTTAATGGAGCGTTTTCCACAGGCAACTATTTATAATTTATATGGTCCAACGGAAACGACTGTTGCGGTTTCCTATGTAAAGGTAACGGAAGAATTGATAGCTCGCTTTGAGCAATTGCCTATTGCTCCACTAACGGAGACAAACATTTCTTTATTAGAGGATGGAGAAATTGCTATTTCAGGTCCAACAGTTAGTGCAGGGTATTTGGGGGCACCGGAATTAACAGCAAAAGCCTTTCCGACAGTAGCTGGCAATCGCATCTATCGTACTGGAGATGTTGGCTATGAGCGAGATGGATATGTATTCTTTTCTGGTCGCAAGGATTTCCAAGTGAAGCTACATGGCTATCGTTTAGAAATCGAGGAAATCGAAAAGCAGATAAGTAACCTTCCACCGGTTTCAAGCTGCGTGGTTGTACCTGTTTATAAAGAGAAGGAAATTACTGCTCTAAATGCCCATCTTGTTTTGCGTGAGCCATTAAAGGACTCTGCCTTCAAAATGACAAAACAGTTGAAAGCACTTTTATCGGAGTACTTACCTGCCTATATGATTCCGAAAACGTTTAAATATATGGACGCTTTACCGCTTAACGCAAATGGTAAGGTGGATCGTAAAGGATTGGCGGTTATGGAAACAGTATGA
- the dltB gene encoding D-alanyl-lipoteichoic acid biosynthesis protein DltB encodes MTPYGNIAFFLIIGLLLLPTIILGLRGKSSKHYNLFVSLIVLALIFGSSLNGSISLVLFTVFQVVLIVGYQRYRLQQNSGMVFVIAVVLSILPLVLVKVLPILGLHHLFGFLGVSYITFKAVQMILETRDGLMKENISVVELAYFLLFFPTVSSGPIDRWRRFTKDYHSVPSAEDYQKLLLSGINYIFVGFLYKFILAYLIYNYTLIYLPNHTYNYLTPFQGQLAYMYMYSFYLFFDFAGYSAFAVGVSRIMGIQTPINFNRPFASRNIKDFWNRWHMSLSFWFRDYVYMRFVLWMTKKKWLKNKFAISYIGFFLLFLLMGIWHGLEWHFVVYGLYHALLIVSFDKFERWNKKHKRWPKNKWTHAIGVFITFNAVCFGFYIFSGKLF; translated from the coding sequence ATGACGCCTTATGGAAATATAGCATTCTTTCTGATTATCGGACTATTATTACTACCAACCATCATACTCGGCTTACGTGGCAAATCATCGAAACACTATAATCTATTTGTCTCGTTGATTGTCTTAGCCCTTATTTTTGGTAGCTCATTGAACGGTAGCATTTCGCTCGTATTGTTTACAGTTTTTCAAGTAGTCCTTATTGTTGGCTACCAACGCTATCGACTCCAGCAAAATAGTGGTATGGTCTTTGTTATCGCTGTGGTATTGTCGATTTTACCACTTGTACTTGTGAAGGTACTGCCTATTCTAGGGTTACACCATTTATTTGGCTTCCTTGGTGTGTCTTACATTACCTTCAAAGCTGTACAAATGATTTTAGAAACCCGAGATGGCTTAATGAAAGAGAACATTTCTGTTGTAGAGCTTGCCTATTTTTTACTGTTCTTTCCTACAGTATCTTCAGGTCCTATTGATCGTTGGCGACGCTTTACAAAGGATTATCATTCGGTACCATCCGCGGAAGACTATCAAAAGCTGTTATTAAGTGGGATTAACTATATCTTTGTAGGCTTTTTATATAAATTTATTTTGGCCTACTTAATTTACAACTACACCCTTATCTACCTGCCAAATCATACGTATAACTATTTAACGCCCTTCCAGGGACAATTAGCGTATATGTATATGTATAGCTTTTATTTATTCTTTGATTTTGCTGGCTATAGTGCATTTGCTGTTGGTGTTAGCCGAATAATGGGGATTCAAACACCCATTAACTTTAACCGACCATTCGCCAGCCGCAATATTAAAGACTTTTGGAATCGTTGGCATATGAGTCTTTCCTTCTGGTTTAGAGATTATGTCTATATGCGATTCGTGCTTTGGATGACGAAGAAAAAATGGCTGAAAAATAAATTCGCCATTTCCTATATTGGTTTCTTTTTACTATTCCTTTTAATGGGCATTTGGCATGGCCTAGAATGGCACTTTGTAGTCTACGGACTCTATCATGCCCTATTAATAGTAAGCTTTGATAAGTTTGAACGCTGGAATAAAAAGCATAAGCGTTGGCCTAAAAATAAGTGGACACATGCCATTGGCGTATTCATCACTTTTAATGCCGTGTGCTTTGGCTTCTATATTTTTTCTGGCAAATTATTTTAA
- the dltC gene encoding D-alanine--poly(phosphoribitol) ligase subunit 2, producing the protein MDQQQVLEMLVELCEDEIIVENPDIDLFEEGLLDSFGTINLLVEIENRFNISVPITDFNREEWNTPNRIAGKLAERQ; encoded by the coding sequence ATGGATCAACAACAAGTTTTAGAAATGCTAGTCGAGTTATGTGAAGATGAAATTATTGTAGAGAACCCAGATATTGATTTATTCGAAGAAGGGCTACTAGACTCTTTCGGAACGATTAATCTATTAGTAGAAATTGAAAATCGATTTAATATTTCTGTGCCAATTACTGATTTTAATCGTGAAGAATGGAACACGCCTAATCGCATTGCAGGGAAATTAGCTGAAAGACAATGA